In Spirobacillus cienkowskii, a genomic segment contains:
- a CDS encoding cysteine desulfurase family protein translates to MSRIYLDHNATSPPSAEHLAQVFQKLQQHSGNPSSPHAFGRNASVALTEARRSVARSMGVDVSDVIFVSGGTEADNLGTVGVLHSNNIAINKQHAVISNIEHPAVSEPLEQLQLKEGLQLTKLSVDKSGYVSFEDAILSITTKTTLLSIMAANNEIGTIQPVKKIADFLHYKRWSSLADPTLKDEFDAFSLRLDPSLTTDVFRNLHFHVDAVQTYGKLPYSLWFSDGIDSCALSAHKVGALQGVGALILRRGRKFKPFIYGGAQEKNRRAGTENLPGIISFGLIAEEILQPFWFEQVQNMENLRREFFYNLSLLPNLEMNSSLENSVTNTINFSITGKKMSGEDLLVQLDLSGICASSGSACSSAANLPSKVILALGKSPQMAKNAVRFSLSLKTDQADILKTLQAIKTYLQSEHF, encoded by the coding sequence GTGAGTCGTATTTATCTTGATCATAATGCAACAAGTCCTCCTTCAGCAGAGCATTTGGCGCAAGTTTTTCAAAAATTGCAACAGCATAGTGGCAATCCATCCAGTCCTCATGCCTTTGGTCGTAATGCTTCAGTAGCATTAACTGAAGCACGGCGATCTGTGGCTCGTTCTATGGGAGTCGATGTTTCTGATGTGATATTTGTTTCGGGCGGTACCGAGGCTGATAATCTTGGCACAGTTGGTGTATTGCATAGCAATAACATCGCTATCAATAAACAACATGCTGTTATTTCTAATATAGAGCATCCAGCAGTCAGTGAGCCTTTAGAGCAGCTGCAATTAAAAGAAGGTTTGCAATTAACAAAACTGTCTGTTGATAAGAGTGGCTATGTGTCGTTTGAAGACGCTATTTTGAGTATCACTACAAAAACAACATTACTTTCTATAATGGCTGCAAATAATGAAATAGGAACAATACAGCCTGTTAAAAAAATTGCAGATTTTTTGCATTATAAAAGATGGTCGAGTTTAGCAGATCCTACTCTTAAAGATGAGTTTGATGCATTCAGTTTGCGTCTTGATCCAAGTTTAACAACAGACGTATTTCGTAATTTGCATTTTCATGTGGACGCGGTGCAGACTTATGGCAAATTACCTTATTCACTTTGGTTTTCTGATGGCATAGATTCGTGTGCGCTTTCTGCGCACAAAGTTGGGGCTTTGCAAGGAGTTGGTGCTTTAATTTTACGGCGTGGACGTAAGTTTAAACCATTTATTTACGGCGGTGCGCAAGAAAAAAATAGACGCGCAGGAACCGAAAATCTGCCGGGTATTATAAGTTTTGGTCTGATAGCAGAAGAGATATTGCAACCGTTTTGGTTTGAGCAAGTGCAAAACATGGAGAATCTGAGGCGCGAATTTTTTTACAATCTTTCATTGTTGCCAAACTTAGAGATGAACTCATCTCTTGAAAATTCGGTGACAAATACCATTAATTTTTCTATTACTGGCAAAAAAATGAGTGGTGAAGATTTACTCGTCCAGCTTGATCTTTCTGGGATCTGTGCAAGTTCTGGTTCTGCGTGTAGCAGTGCGGCCAACTTGCCTTCAAAAGTGATTTTAGCATTAGGAAAATCACCACAAATGGCAAAAAATGCTGTGCGTTTTTCTTTATCATTAAAAACAGATCAGGCAGATATTCTGAAAACATTACAAGCTATAAAAACTTACTTGCAATCTGAACACTTTTAA
- a CDS encoding pyridoxal phosphate-dependent aminotransferase translates to MKPLKTFFMEDFLENNRFQAQFNLGESGGRARTVQEILSLSDLSTEEGTKKFFSLTLCDSPNRGRNDLRQLIANFHPGASIDNVLVTTGTSEALFLLFRNLRPKKVALALPAFQLLYELPLAMDAEIVPLPVRFDANGAPWIDEQEWLEIIATSKPECLLINNPHNPSGLIFDSEFLQQVKQTAKSINCKIIADEHYRFLSSPYDVLAPTLYQNDGTTFVTGSFIKCFGTPGLRIGWCIGPKEALDAMQNEKNYTTHTVNPISEWIAFEVLKNTQSFLFQEVKKEWIQNKQILSEFLQNSKTLYGMAPNGGLVSCLGFQNATSLELTIQLINKFSLEGIFVLPLSSMEFDNYSFQQKEFYQNKKLSGLNKGFGFRLGLGCNPKQFADALHKMECILTQI, encoded by the coding sequence GTGAAACCATTAAAAACTTTTTTCATGGAAGATTTTTTAGAAAATAATCGTTTTCAAGCGCAATTCAATCTTGGTGAGTCTGGAGGACGAGCTAGAACTGTGCAAGAAATATTATCTCTCTCAGATCTATCAACAGAAGAGGGAACAAAAAAATTTTTTTCTCTCACTCTATGTGATAGCCCGAATCGCGGCCGCAATGATTTGCGGCAACTCATTGCAAATTTTCATCCAGGTGCGAGTATTGATAATGTTTTGGTCACAACAGGAACAAGTGAAGCGCTTTTTTTATTATTTAGAAATTTGCGGCCTAAAAAAGTGGCCTTAGCATTGCCTGCGTTTCAATTACTTTACGAACTTCCACTTGCGATGGATGCTGAAATTGTCCCGCTTCCTGTCCGGTTTGACGCAAACGGCGCACCCTGGATAGACGAGCAAGAATGGTTAGAAATTATTGCAACTTCTAAACCCGAATGTCTTTTGATCAACAATCCTCATAATCCATCTGGATTGATTTTTGATTCTGAGTTCTTACAGCAAGTAAAACAAACAGCAAAAAGCATTAATTGCAAAATTATTGCAGACGAACATTACAGATTTTTATCGAGTCCGTATGATGTTCTTGCCCCAACTCTGTATCAAAATGATGGCACTACGTTTGTCACAGGTTCATTTATAAAATGCTTTGGCACCCCTGGCCTTCGCATTGGATGGTGTATTGGTCCTAAAGAGGCTCTTGATGCAATGCAAAACGAAAAAAATTACACCACTCATACAGTAAATCCAATTTCAGAATGGATTGCATTTGAAGTGCTAAAAAATACGCAAAGCTTTTTGTTTCAAGAAGTCAAAAAAGAATGGATTCAAAATAAACAAATTTTATCTGAGTTTTTACAAAATTCAAAAACTCTTTATGGCATGGCACCGAATGGAGGGCTTGTTTCTTGTCTGGGCTTTCAAAATGCAACCTCACTCGAACTAACCATTCAACTCATCAACAAATTTTCATTAGAGGGAATATTTGTTTTACCATTATCAAGTATGGAATTTGACAATTATTCTTTTCAGCAAAAAGAATTTTATCAAAATAAAAAACTCAGTGGGCTTAATAAAGGTTTTGGTTTTCGCTTAGGACTTGGATGCAACCCAAAACAATTTGCAGACGCTTTGCATAAAATGGAATGTATTTTGACACAAATTTAA
- a CDS encoding SCP2 sterol-binding domain-containing protein has translation MELVQEIQISSCHAYEDHSLWAIANSFRNLVCQELRKLNFYDRRTLKGDYLFKIDGEPRFIVMVDDSDCWSVCVSKKSDGSFCFSLDADCHWNISQVQLLNVIEGLSRATILTDSKTLYKLLTGTLKGHVAFVAEKVMINGDLAAFLKMVSLLKQCGVRPKHGKSIAVEK, from the coding sequence TTGGAATTGGTTCAAGAAATACAAATAAGCTCTTGCCATGCTTATGAAGATCACAGTTTGTGGGCAATTGCGAATTCTTTTAGAAATTTGGTTTGTCAAGAATTAAGAAAATTAAATTTTTATGATAGGCGAACATTAAAGGGAGATTATCTTTTTAAAATTGATGGAGAGCCACGGTTTATTGTTATGGTTGACGATAGCGATTGTTGGTCTGTGTGTGTTTCAAAAAAATCTGATGGCAGTTTTTGCTTTTCATTAGATGCGGATTGCCATTGGAATATTTCACAAGTTCAGTTGCTCAATGTGATTGAAGGATTGTCGCGTGCAACAATCTTAACAGATTCTAAAACTTTGTATAAACTTCTAACAGGAACTCTCAAAGGTCATGTTGCTTTTGTTGCCGAAAAGGTCATGATTAATGGAGATCTCGCTGCATTTTTAAAAATGGTTTCATTGTTAAAACAATGTGGAGTGAGGCCAAAACATGGAAAATCAATTGCAGTCGAAAAGTAA
- a CDS encoding SDR family oxidoreductase codes for MENQLQSKSNFTALITGASSGIGLEFAHLFAKDGFNVILVARSTEKLENISAELTQKYGIFCKQITCDLAKPGAALELFKKVQSLNIHIDYLVNNAGFGALGFFKDIPLQTQSNMIQVNVQTLTELTYLFVNPMIEKKYGRILNVASTAAFQPGPLMAVYYATKSYVLSFSEALSNELIGTGVSVTTLCPGPTQTGFQAVSKIDGDSILFNSKLTADSATVALIGYKALFNSKRIIIPGLFNHLGVCSAKIVPRVFALKLVRWLQNKRS; via the coding sequence ATGGAAAATCAATTGCAGTCGAAAAGTAATTTTACAGCTTTAATTACAGGTGCTTCTAGTGGGATTGGGTTAGAGTTTGCCCATTTGTTTGCAAAAGATGGATTTAATGTCATTTTGGTGGCAAGAAGCACAGAAAAATTAGAAAATATCTCTGCAGAATTAACCCAAAAATACGGTATTTTTTGCAAACAAATTACCTGTGATCTTGCAAAACCTGGAGCCGCTCTAGAGTTATTTAAAAAAGTTCAATCATTAAATATTCATATTGATTATTTGGTGAATAACGCTGGTTTTGGCGCGTTGGGATTTTTTAAAGATATTCCTCTGCAGACACAATCCAATATGATACAGGTTAATGTTCAAACTTTAACAGAGCTCACATATTTGTTTGTCAATCCAATGATAGAAAAAAAATATGGTCGTATTTTAAATGTGGCTTCTACAGCCGCTTTTCAGCCCGGCCCTTTGATGGCTGTTTATTATGCAACAAAATCTTATGTGCTGTCATTCAGTGAGGCTTTAAGTAATGAACTGATTGGTACAGGTGTATCGGTAACAACCTTATGCCCTGGACCAACGCAAACGGGTTTTCAGGCTGTATCAAAAATAGATGGAGATTCAATACTTTTTAATTCTAAATTGACCGCAGATTCTGCAACTGTTGCTTTAATTGGCTATAAAGCCTTGTTCAATTCTAAGCGAATTATAATTCCAGGCCTTTTTAATCATCTTGGTGTTTGTTCTGCAAAAATTGTGCCCAGAGTTTTTGCTTTAAAACTTGTAAGGTGGTTACAAAACAAACGCTCTTAA
- the mutM gene encoding bifunctional DNA-formamidopyrimidine glycosylase/DNA-(apurinic or apyrimidinic site) lyase, producing MPELPEVQGFVNAIKKSYVGLTLKNIKFHREDLRYPFQVKELKQIFAPGNRLLQCYREGKQLVLETNHGSVSISLGMSGAFKPILSIDVEKHQHVSVFFENGEGFAYVDPRRFGFWKIKDKSAAAQKVCDPLQESELLELFLSPLIREKNTSIKDILMDQKLIGGIGNIYAVEALYIAKIHPLKNCAEISVKQWKSLARAIPEILQLAIEMGGSSISSYRTLNGDKGSFQHVHRVYGRTGLKCLQKNCSGTIERIVQKGRSSWFCSECQSNSK from the coding sequence ATGCCAGAGCTTCCAGAGGTTCAAGGGTTTGTCAATGCAATTAAAAAATCCTATGTAGGACTTACACTTAAAAATATTAAATTTCATCGTGAAGATTTGCGTTATCCTTTTCAAGTAAAAGAGCTAAAACAAATTTTTGCGCCAGGTAATAGACTTCTTCAATGTTATCGAGAAGGCAAGCAGCTTGTTTTAGAAACAAATCATGGGAGTGTTTCAATCAGTCTTGGGATGTCAGGCGCATTTAAGCCAATTCTTTCGATCGATGTTGAAAAACATCAACATGTTTCCGTTTTTTTTGAAAACGGAGAAGGCTTTGCGTATGTTGATCCTCGTCGATTTGGTTTTTGGAAAATAAAGGATAAAAGTGCTGCTGCACAAAAAGTTTGTGATCCTTTGCAAGAAAGTGAGCTTTTGGAGCTATTTTTGTCACCTTTAATTCGCGAGAAAAATACGTCTATCAAAGATATTTTAATGGATCAAAAACTAATTGGTGGAATTGGTAATATTTATGCCGTTGAGGCATTATATATTGCAAAGATTCATCCATTAAAAAACTGCGCAGAAATTTCGGTAAAACAATGGAAGTCACTTGCTCGAGCAATTCCTGAAATATTACAATTGGCAATTGAAATGGGGGGATCCAGTATTTCGTCTTACCGTACATTAAATGGAGATAAAGGGTCTTTTCAACATGTGCATAGAGTTTATGGAAGGACGGGGTTAAAATGCTTGCAGAAAAACTGCTCTGGCACAATAGAAAGAATTGTGCAAAAAGGAAGAAGTTCTTGGTTTTGTTCAGAGTGTCAATCTAACTCAAAATGA
- a CDS encoding SpoIIE family protein phosphatase, whose translation MKLAPKIIILLLFVTFGVMSVYSFYQINKAEKSFINDAEGNHVLLLSNSIGFLSKSLWELDKDISLRGMKPIFELPTILEIKMYDVEGHFFSGMRYQIGDSNKKELIEIDSIQDADKTYLKELSDSRRPFDPVPSKMVSSMIKIKDDTYRMVGSLWWKETEISEPKFLGFVILEFTTDYIAKRLMDQKISFVLLTIGLSFIIILLTYLFLEVQIISPIRKLMIASLNIAAGEFTKLDEPKNPNSRDEIDKLTTNFNFMTNKIEQSLNLIKGLSDAAQIIVKCINIQDAINIFEKYLINLVKLKKVEIWLNSQKEVNKIIRELECVSNNKKITYDNEIFDHITRKSDIFTFERQVDLLGDPVKDSIIMIPLNNSKNIIIGIIELYFESSEKSLNDESIQIIKTLTSSLLIAIENDWRIQNEKNRANLERDIELASAVQDAILSKNIPKNYYFNYSTFFKNAGQCGGDWFGVYEVSDSKILVLFGDVTGHGTPAALITAVSRGAADMLLQFIKLGKADISHNFPAKVLEFMNECITETGKQTYLMTMVVALIDFKEQKIFASSAGHTPPALITLKNAKVEVKYIYPPANSRLGFTKGTVYEVEQYEFLPGQQIVFYTDGIIEGESPDKKEYGFKKFKKSMETHGMLEINDFTKKITNDAYTFFGEVPQKDDIALLVIRFLQN comes from the coding sequence ATGAAACTAGCCCCTAAGATCATAATATTGTTACTTTTTGTAACTTTTGGTGTTATGTCGGTTTATAGTTTTTATCAAATAAATAAAGCGGAAAAATCTTTTATCAATGATGCAGAAGGCAACCATGTTTTATTACTTTCAAACTCGATTGGTTTTTTATCAAAATCACTTTGGGAACTTGATAAAGATATTTCTTTAAGAGGTATGAAACCAATTTTTGAATTGCCGACTATTTTAGAAATAAAAATGTATGACGTCGAGGGACATTTTTTTTCAGGGATGCGTTACCAGATAGGTGATTCTAATAAAAAAGAATTGATTGAAATTGATAGTATTCAAGATGCCGATAAAACGTATTTAAAAGAACTATCAGATAGTAGACGCCCTTTTGATCCAGTTCCATCTAAGATGGTTAGTTCTATGATAAAAATTAAAGATGACACTTATAGAATGGTTGGTTCCTTATGGTGGAAAGAAACAGAAATTTCTGAACCAAAATTTTTAGGGTTTGTAATTTTAGAGTTTACAACTGATTATATTGCAAAAAGATTAATGGATCAAAAAATTAGTTTTGTGTTATTAACCATAGGCCTAAGTTTTATTATTATTTTGTTAACATATTTGTTTTTAGAAGTGCAAATTATTTCTCCAATTCGTAAACTTATGATTGCAAGTCTTAATATTGCAGCAGGAGAATTTACTAAACTTGATGAACCTAAAAACCCAAATAGCAGAGATGAAATTGATAAATTAACAACGAATTTTAATTTTATGACTAATAAAATTGAGCAAAGTTTAAATTTGATTAAAGGATTATCAGATGCTGCTCAAATTATTGTTAAATGTATTAATATTCAAGATGCAATCAATATTTTTGAAAAATATTTAATAAACTTAGTGAAACTAAAAAAAGTAGAAATTTGGTTAAATTCTCAAAAAGAAGTTAATAAAATTATTAGAGAGTTAGAATGTGTTTCTAATAATAAGAAAATAACATATGATAATGAAATTTTCGATCATATTACAAGAAAATCAGATATTTTTACATTTGAAAGACAAGTCGATCTTCTTGGCGATCCCGTTAAAGATAGTATAATTATGATTCCATTAAATAATTCAAAAAATATTATTATAGGTATTATTGAATTGTATTTTGAAAGTAGTGAAAAAAGTTTAAATGATGAAAGTATTCAGATCATAAAAACTCTTACAAGTTCTCTGTTAATTGCAATCGAAAACGACTGGAGAATTCAAAATGAAAAAAACAGGGCAAACTTAGAAAGAGATATTGAACTAGCAAGTGCTGTGCAAGACGCAATTTTATCTAAAAATATACCAAAAAATTATTATTTTAATTACAGTACTTTTTTTAAAAATGCCGGACAATGCGGTGGAGATTGGTTTGGTGTGTACGAAGTTTCTGATTCAAAAATATTAGTACTTTTTGGAGATGTAACAGGTCATGGAACTCCAGCAGCATTGATTACTGCCGTGAGTAGAGGTGCGGCAGATATGTTACTGCAGTTTATTAAATTGGGCAAGGCTGATATTTCGCATAATTTTCCGGCTAAGGTGCTTGAGTTTATGAATGAATGCATTACAGAAACAGGAAAACAGACATATTTGATGACTATGGTAGTCGCATTGATTGATTTTAAGGAACAAAAAATATTTGCCTCTTCTGCAGGACATACTCCTCCTGCTTTGATTACTTTAAAAAACGCAAAAGTCGAAGTTAAGTATATTTATCCTCCTGCTAATTCAAGATTAGGCTTTACTAAAGGAACAGTTTACGAAGTTGAGCAATATGAGTTTTTGCCAGGACAACAGATAGTTTTTTACACTGATGGAATTATTGAAGGAGAATCTCCTGATAAGAAAGAGTATGGTTTTAAAAAGTTTAAAAAATCTATGGAAACACATGGCATGCTGGAAATAAATGATTTTACTAAAAAAATAACAAATGATGCTTATACCTTTTTTGGAGAAGTGCCACAAAAAGATGACATTGCTTTATTAGTGATTCGTTTTTTACAAAATTAA
- the lysA gene encoding diaminopimelate decarboxylase, which translates to MRPFIALSSLDQRINGNGIVIDSVPLSKILELNYSPIYVTSLNAFKQRIKIYKEELSRYFQNNEIFYAMKANFAYPILAEVKDLNTGIDIVSIGEWKAAIQAGISPKKICFAGVGKKQSDWKEAILNGLGFLSIEHLLELEEILYFIMEVKNNLINKVPIISLRLNPALEIETHPHLKTGSLNSKFGILFEHFQNWLLNKKESFQNISDFEKWIAPLRGVHVHVGSQLMENTIFPLVIKKILQCCQFFFDNKIYINFIDFGGGLGVSVQGVPLNGQDIQKYVSFISTTFINEAGYYPSLMELWQKNFSNLFVCLEPGRSTIASSTIFLTQVLYKKENSPEHLFCYVDGAMNDFPRPSIYDAKHHCEIVNFTNEKDLNKRITSQLRSWNIVGPICESGDFLSKNSVLSDVEKGDWLAFFEAGAYCRSMASNYNLRPFPAELFVKDGKIISLIH; encoded by the coding sequence ATGAGACCATTTATTGCTTTATCAAGTTTAGATCAACGAATTAACGGAAATGGAATTGTTATTGATTCTGTTCCATTATCTAAAATTCTAGAATTAAATTATTCTCCAATTTATGTAACAAGTTTAAATGCTTTCAAGCAAAGAATTAAAATATATAAAGAAGAATTAAGTCGCTATTTTCAAAATAATGAAATATTTTATGCAATGAAGGCAAATTTTGCATATCCAATTTTAGCTGAAGTCAAGGATTTAAATACAGGAATTGATATTGTTTCTATTGGAGAGTGGAAAGCGGCAATTCAAGCTGGTATATCTCCAAAGAAAATTTGTTTTGCTGGAGTTGGAAAAAAACAATCAGATTGGAAAGAGGCAATTTTAAATGGATTAGGATTTTTAAGTATTGAGCACTTACTCGAACTTGAAGAAATATTATATTTTATAATGGAAGTTAAAAATAATTTAATAAATAAAGTCCCAATCATTTCTTTAAGGTTAAATCCAGCCTTAGAAATTGAAACACATCCTCATCTAAAAACAGGCTCTTTAAATTCTAAATTTGGTATTTTATTTGAGCATTTTCAAAATTGGTTGCTTAATAAAAAAGAAAGTTTTCAAAATATTTCAGATTTTGAAAAATGGATTGCACCTTTGAGAGGTGTGCATGTTCATGTTGGTTCTCAATTAATGGAAAATACTATCTTTCCTTTAGTTATCAAAAAAATTCTTCAATGTTGTCAGTTCTTTTTTGATAACAAAATTTATATTAATTTTATAGATTTTGGAGGTGGTCTAGGTGTTTCTGTTCAGGGGGTTCCTTTAAACGGACAAGACATTCAAAAATATGTCAGTTTTATTTCTACAACTTTTATTAATGAGGCAGGTTATTATCCAAGTCTTATGGAACTCTGGCAAAAAAATTTTTCAAATTTATTTGTTTGCTTGGAGCCAGGTAGAAGCACTATTGCAAGTTCTACTATATTTTTAACACAAGTTTTGTATAAAAAGGAGAATTCACCAGAACATTTGTTTTGTTATGTTGATGGAGCGATGAACGATTTTCCAAGACCAAGTATCTATGATGCTAAGCATCATTGTGAAATTGTGAATTTTACTAATGAAAAAGACTTAAACAAAAGAATTACGAGTCAATTAAGGAGTTGGAATATTGTGGGTCCAATCTGTGAAAGTGGGGATTTTTTATCTAAAAATTCTGTATTATCAGATGTGGAGAAGGGAGATTGGTTAGCCTTTTTTGAAGCAGGTGCTTATTGCCGGTCAATGGCAAGTAATTATAATTTACGACCATTTCCTGCAGAGTTATTTGTAAAAGATGGAAAAATAATTAGTTTGATTCATTGA
- a CDS encoding site-specific integrase, translating to MNKEYFKEFTYSKRTIFYQEEYIDAKVIEIINWFLESFNSENTKQSYAKDLNDFFLFAFKSLELKIDSLHKITERVIILWKESLSDFSSASVARKLSSISSFLSFSRERGLVDKNVLELIKKPKIDKRGKTNCLTEEEILKLLEYAKKQFQISRSKTSRSYCVWRLRFTVMHVLFTVGMRAEELCELKIKDLENTGQSWRLHLITKGNVTHSPIIHPNTAQVLMNYKNEFRNNAAQEDYFLIRTQLSKNLTKLNRSSIFDMIKITAKESGILKDISPHSFRTSLATLLHLKGVPIIQIQRLLNHKSTATTSIYLRKSFEVSESATHKINFLE from the coding sequence ATGAATAAAGAGTATTTTAAAGAATTTACTTATTCTAAAAGAACTATATTTTATCAAGAAGAATATATAGATGCTAAGGTCATCGAAATTATTAATTGGTTTTTAGAATCTTTTAATAGTGAAAATACGAAGCAGTCTTATGCTAAAGATTTGAATGACTTTTTTTTGTTTGCATTTAAATCGCTTGAGTTAAAAATTGATTCGTTACATAAAATTACAGAACGAGTTATTATTCTTTGGAAAGAAAGTTTATCCGATTTTTCTTCTGCTTCAGTTGCAAGAAAATTGTCGTCAATATCATCATTTTTATCATTTTCAAGAGAAAGAGGTTTAGTGGATAAAAACGTTCTTGAATTAATTAAAAAACCAAAAATTGATAAAAGAGGCAAAACCAATTGTTTAACTGAAGAAGAAATTTTAAAGTTGTTAGAATATGCTAAAAAGCAGTTTCAGATATCTAGATCTAAAACATCAAGATCCTATTGTGTCTGGAGACTGAGATTTACTGTTATGCACGTTTTATTTACTGTTGGTATGCGAGCAGAGGAGTTATGTGAATTAAAAATTAAAGATTTAGAGAATACAGGTCAGTCGTGGCGGTTGCATTTGATTACCAAAGGTAACGTTACGCATTCTCCAATAATTCATCCTAATACTGCACAAGTGCTAATGAATTATAAAAATGAATTTAGAAATAATGCTGCACAAGAAGATTACTTTTTAATTCGAACTCAATTGTCAAAAAATTTAACAAAACTAAATCGAAGTTCAATTTTTGATATGATTAAAATTACTGCAAAAGAATCAGGTATTCTTAAGGATATTAGTCCTCATAGCTTTAGAACTTCTTTAGCTACTTTACTACATTTAAAAGGTGTTCCTATTATTCAAATTCAAAGACTTTTAAATCATAAATCTACCGCAACAACCTCAATATATTTAAGAAAATCTTTTGAAGTCTCAGAATCTGCAACACATAAAATTAATTTTTTAGAATAA